CACACCTGTCACCTGCAGAACTGGCAAAAATCTCAATGTATTTGAACTTCGACATGCTCGCCTCACCCAATTACGTTCGTTTCGTGTATGACGGCGACGGTTCCGATTCTCCCAATCCGGGGCCGCCGGGTTCGGAACAGATAGAAAAGCTGTTTAATGATTACTTTGCATTAAACAGCCTTCCGACAGATCCAACGGCCATATCAGGCTCATCCGATCACGGTCCCTTTGCCGACAGGAATATCCCTGTAGGAGGGATATACGCAGGATCCAGCGAGATTAAAAGCGAAGAACAGGTGATGAAGTACGGCGGCACAGCAGGTGATCATTGTGACCCCAATTATCATACCCCATATGATACCGAGGCTAACCTGAATTACATAATCGAAGAACAGATGCTCAAAGCCGCTGCCTATTCCGTTAATACTTACAGCCATACCCTGCCTGATATGCTGATGAAAAGTAACTCACTTAAAGCGAAAAACGAACAGGCTTATCATTCAACGTACAAGGGCCCGTTTGCAATTGAGTAAAATATTGTCCCGAAATCAGATCGCATCAAAGCGTTGATTCTTGACATATCCTTTAAAATACCAAAGATTAATCCTGTGACTGAATTCATGATTAAATCAAAAGGGGACTGCATTTATGAAAGTCTTTGATAGACCCGGGCCTGTCAACACCGATGAGACCATCCGAATTGCAAAGTCGGCTTCCTCGAAATATGAATATATCGTTGTGGCTTCGATAACCGGAGACTCCGCTATAAAGCTTGCCGGAATTCTCCCTGATAAAAAAATAGTCTGTGTGACGTGCCCGCAGGGGATGAGCTGGGAAGTAGGCAAAATGAATACCGGCCCCTTTGCAGATATTGCCGAACTGGCGGTTATCCGTGACCAATGGGCAAACCGGGGTTTGTTGAAAGTTCCCATGACTGTAACACCTGAAAACAGAAAGGAGCTGGACAGACTCAACGTAAAAATCGTCCAGGGGACAATACCATTTTTCGGCCCGTCTTTTTCAATGAGAGTACACCTGCAGAAAGTCACCGGACTTGATCTTATGGCGAAAACCCTTGAATTGATATCCACGGGAACGCTGGTCTGCCTGGAATGCGTTCTCATGTCCGTGGATGCCGGTGTAATTCCTGAAGGCATTGAAGTGCTTGCATTGGCGGGTACCGAGCGAGGCCTTGATACGGCATGGATAATCAGAGGAAGCGCTTCCGCCAATCTTTTCCATCCGTCAAAAGGCGCCAGATTCGTTGAACTCATTGCCAAACCCGGGGTTTCTTCAATACCGGATGTCGCGATAGAATATCTCAGATAAAGTCCATACAGGACTCTCTCAACCAAACAGCTTCATAGTACGCAATTTCGTTAGACATCTGCGCTTCTCTAATGTGTACAGGTATTTCTAACCTTTCGTTCCAGGCTTTCCGATATAAGATATAAATCCGCTGTTGAATATCAATGGGGGAGATGAGTATGAATAGTAGGTTATATGGATTTCAAACCTGTATCAAAAACCCGCAGTTCATGATTGTCGCTAAACTTTAAATCCTTGAAATCGGATATCATAATGCCCGTCCGCGGAAGTGGCGGTTACCGAATACGGGGAAACTTCCTGGTATATTCGGCCGATTCACTTGCGTAATCCCTCTTCAGACGCGCCTTGACTGTCACCTCGAACGAAACGCTGTTCCCTGACAATTCGGGCTTCGATGGGAAAAGGATCAGCGGCGTAGGATACCATTTGCCTTCCACCCCTACATGCCTCTGTCCGTTTCCGTCATAGTAGTAAAGCGTTGCGAAATAATCCAGAGGTTCGCCTTTTGGCGCTGAAGCCCCGTTAATACATACGTGATTGTCTTTCGACGGGTTGTAAAATCCGATCTCTCTTGCTTCTATACCTATTTGAATCACATCCGTCGGCGCCTTGATGGGTGTGATGGCAAGATTGTTGCCGTCTGAATAAACGTTGATGCTTTTATCTCTATAGATTTCATCGGGCATGACCCCTGGGATTATTATCCCCATCAGATAAGATACCGATGCAGCGGACATAATACCGCCGTAACCAAGATATTTGAGAGCCGCCAGAGCAATATATTTGGCGTTGTTGCTGTCCACATTCACGCCTGCATGGTCGTGTATCTTCCATGTCAGCTGTGAGCAGTAAAGGCATCGCTTCTGATATGGAGGCTTAATACAAATGTCCTCGGTTTTTTTGTCGTGAGGGACGAATACCGTCCAGTTATAACCCGACATGCTGGCAGTCCCGTAACGTATAATAGCCCAGTCCAATGCCGATGTTATTTGGTAAACCGATTTACGGTTGCTGTGCGCAAGCGCAACGCGGCCGTAATCCGATTTCCACACCGACAGCGGACGGATGATGACTCCGTCCGAGACCGCTTCATAAACAAAGCTGTTGCCCTGGTAGTTGCCCGCATGGGTGAAGTCGATCACATATGGCAGATGAGGGACTATACCTGACGATCTGCCGAACAGGATATCTCCCCTCTGCATGGAGTCATAATCGGGACGGCCGCTCACACCTGCTTCGCCTGACGGGGACGAATCCTTGGTATTATCGAGCATGGTCGCAACCGCATCCTGCACTATGTTATAATTCATGTCGTCCCGGCGCATCTCTTGAAGGTCCTGTTCAATCTGATCCAAAAGGACGTCACTTCTTTCAGTGTCTATTGCCGGGTCCGCTACCTGTTTGTAAAGATCATTTATTTCAAGCTGAAGTTTGATGGTTTCATCGGAAAAAGGCATCTTTGCTAGTAATGTCGTCAAAGCATTTTGAAACGCCGCCTCTTCCTCGGGAGAATCGATGCTGTCAGGGTCGCCCGATTCCTTCGCGACATCAAGGGCCTCGTTGACTGCCTCGACAAGTTCGTCCGGGAGGCCGTCTTCGTTTTCATCAATCATCAGATTTATTTTCGCCGGTGCATCATTACTGCTGCTGCTCCCGCCGCATCCACAGGACATGAACAATAGAAAGAACAGGCTAAAGGCCGCCATCATAACCATCATTAAATTTCTATTCATATCCATTCCCCTAAGATAACCTGATAAATTGTTTAATATTTGTATCGACAAAATTATTTTAAATATAACGGTTATTAACTGAAACTTTTTAAAAGATAGATACCAGAGATCGCAGCTTCTTGGAGGGTTGTGAATTTATCAGGACTTTCCCGAGTATATAAAGCCCGATTCAGGGCCTGTTCGTCTCTGAACAATCCTATCCTGAAACCCTCAAGGCATACACCCTGACATAATCGACCAGGAAGGAATCCGGCAAATCGGCTTTCTTGATGTCTCCTGCCCAGGTGCCGATCTCATCGCTTATGATGAGTTCCCCTGGCTTTTCGCATACGCCTCCATAGCTGTGGCTCCAGGTCTTTACTCCGTCGATGTAATAGACATATTTTTGAGGCGTCCATAAAAGGCCCACCGTGTGCCATCCTTCCATTGCGCCCTTTAAAAAGACCTTTCTGGCTGAAGACTTGTGCTCGCTTCCGTAACCGTCCCAGTGGATAGTCTGCTGAATCATGTTATCGAGCGTGGGCTTTTCGAATATGTCTATTTCCGCACCGTCAACGCCTCCGTTTCCAATGCTGCCTTCATCGCCGGCCATCATCCAGAATGCGGGCCAGTGGCCCTGCTCTCTGTGAAACTTAACCCTTATCGCATAATAGCCGTAAGGCTCTTCCATGAGGCTTATGAGCCCTTTGGAGGTGATGCAGCCGTCGATGAACCTGCTGTCCTCTTCATATGTAGTCATGACGAGATTGCCCTCGCCGTCGAGGCTTACCGCCTCTTTCTCCCACCAGCCGTCGCGCCTGGGCGAGTTGTCTTCAAAGCTCCATTTGCTTTCATCGAGCGCCGTCCCGTTAAAGTCGTCTTCAAAAACGAGTTCAAGTTCATAGCCTTCTGGAGATTCGGGGACAAAGCTCTCGCGGTTTTCGGGCTTTACAAGACCATCCGGAATCCAGAAAAATGTTATTGCAGGGATGCAGGCAACCAGCGTCAATAACAATCCTGTCAAAAAGGCTCTTTTAAGGTTCTTCATAATCCCCTCGATATAGAAAAATTAAAAACTATTTTAATATATACCCGCTCAAAAAGCTACCACGGCCTGATGAAGTATTTCCTGCTGTCCTCACAATACAGCACTGGTAATAAAACAATTGCCCCCGCCTGATGATGAACTTTCCGGCACAGCGCTTTCTGTTGTAAACGAAGTTAATGATGAAGCTTGGGATTCGGCTCCACGGTCATCCCGGTATATTACCTGCCAGTAGTACTTCGACCCCGAGTCAAGCAAGCCGGAAGGAATTGTGAATGCAGTCCTATTGACCGTATCAAAAGAACCTGAATAGACGATGCTTCCCGATGAATCCTGAATAAGCCACCGGCTTGCTTCATGCGCATCACCGTCTTCATCCATAAACTCCGATGTGGAAAGTGTAACCGGCTGCCCCATATTTACCGACCCGTCATCGGGAGGCTGAAGATTTACCGGTTGATCAGGTCTTGTGTTGGCCTGGCCGCTCAAAGATATGCTCCTGCTGATCCCGGCGGAGTCCACCTGCAGCTCTGCCGTATTGGTGGTCTTTCCTGCCTGTCCGGTGAACATCACCTGAATATCAAGCGATGCTGCCGATTCTATATCCAGATCGGAAAAAGGTATCACGGAATACATCGGGTTTGTCACAGTGCAGGAGGTATCCGTCAACGTCACGGACCCGTTATTCGTGATTGTAAATGATCGGGTCAGGAACGGCTGATCGGGAAGCAGGAGCATGCCGAAATCAATGCCGGAAGAGCTCAGTACAAAGGAAGCACCTGGTACCGTGGCGAAGTTTACGGTATATACCTCATCCTCTATATCGCATTCGTTCGTACCGGCCGCTATCCTGAAATATCCGTTTTCACCCCAGCCAGGCCCCCAGCTGTTTTTAATTATCCAGCACTGCTGTGCATCATCGTAACCGACTATTGCTACAGCATGTCCTCCTTCAACCTTGCCGGTTGTGTGACGATAGATCCCCGACTGGTAGTAAAAAAAGTCAGTATAGACTGTAAATCCGGTTAATACCGGCCCATACCGGGCAATCGCGCTTTTTATTGACTCTACCGAAGTTGAAACATCTTCAAATGACGTAATCCGATATGTATTTTGCCGCCAGTCGGCACATCCTTCACATCTGCCGGCTATTCCGCTTGTCCCGGAAGTGTAAGGGTAGCATGCTTCAAGGGGTGCACCCGTTTTTTTCAGAAAATCAAACGCAACGTCCAGAAACCCTCCGTCGCACCCATAATTTTCAGAGTCACATGAAACCATCGACTGTTCAGAAAGGTCCAATTCCATATCGGGTGACCGGCTGGTAATGAGTATGCGGGATTCAAGAACGGCCGTTGCGGCAAAGGCATAACATGAACCGCAATTCCCCTGGTCCCTCACACCTGTGACGTAATTGTGGCCGCCCATGTTTCTCCAGTCAACATGAGCAGGTATTATGGCCTCGGCGGAAACCTTATTTGATTTGGCTTTCATGCCGGACTTGCTGCCGGGTTTCAGCGATACGAGGCGCTTGATTGCCTCAGGCGGAAGTTTCGAGATCGACGTTTCCCCTGCAATCCAATCGGCGCCCTTTTCGCGAATGGCCTCATTTACTTCTTCCGCATCGATCGCCAGGAGAGGCGAGGAAACAAGAATGAGCAACAGGAAAAGAACAACCCTTATGAACGTTTTCTTCACGCCGCTCTCCTGCTTTCCGAGGATATTTTATTCATTCAACTTGTACATATTCTATCGACATTTAACTGATTAACTTGAGTTGGTACCCCCTGCGGATTTGAAACTGAAGGCATGAATAAATGCGGGGCCGGGACGACCGCATGTGCCGCCCTGCCCTGCCGGGAATACAGATTTATTTACTGACCGGCTTTCTCAATATATATCCCGGAGCCTATCCAGATCGTGTCGGTAAGCTTCGTTGAATAGCCTTTCTTAAGCCATATTCTGTTGCCGTCCTCAGGATTGGGCCAGATGAACAGGACGAAGCCGTCGCTATATCCTTTTTTCCTGTAGGCCGCGTCCGATACCATCTGGAAAAACTTGGCGTCCTTCTGCTCTTTGATCCCGTATTGAGGATAGGCCTTCATCGCGAAACCGGCATTGAAGAAATCCTTTCCGATCATATCAGGTTTGGCGCCATGCGCCAGGCATTTGATTTTTACGACGCGTCCATCCTTCATTTCGTTTTCATAGGCATACATGTAGAGTTCGCCCTTCTGAAACCGGCATTTGCCTGCTTTGCACTCAGGATCTGACGCCTGCTTGTCAAATTCCTTGAAAGTCGCGGCCAATCCGGCCTCCTTGCCCAGCTTTTTCATATTGGCCAAAGCGAGCGCTTTGGCGCTGCAGACGAATTCCATCAGCTCATTTTCTTTTGGCGGCAGTTTGGACATCCCGCTGCACTCGCCTGGATAATAAGAGGACGATCCCTCTACACTCAAGAGATCGGTCATGTCCGCACCCGGGATATAGTTCAGGTATATCTTTTCAAAGGTGCCGTCAGTCTTGATGCTGTCTAACGCTGATTTCCATTTATCGATGGTTTCCTGCGGTGTTCCGAGAGAAAGCGCAATATAGAAATAGGAGCTGCTGAGTGTCGCGACAGGCTCCAGATCGTCCATGCTGTATCCGGCGCTCTTCACGATGTCGCCGACCGTGATGTCCGTGAAGACGCAGAGCTGGACTTCGCCGTTCATGAGCTTTTTGACGTTATCGGCAGGAAGCTGCGAACTGACAAGGTTCGTAAATCCCCTGTTCATGAGGTCCTGCTCGTTGAACCAGCTGGTTACCGTGCCGATGGCTGCCACTTTCCTGGCATCCTCCAGGCTCTCCATCTTTATGCCCGAACCCTTTTTAGCGTAAAATATCGAGCTGTTCTTTCCGACCGGCCCTACCCAGTTAAACAGCTTTTCCCGTTTTTCAGTTCTCTCGCAACTGAACAGCACCACATTCGGATTGATAAGCGCCAGGTTGTAGGCCTCGTCCCAGGAGGTGAGCCTTACATTGTCCGGGATTCCCTGTCTTTTGCTTATCTCGCGCACGATTTCGGTAACAAAACCAGTGACCTTTCCGTCCTTCATGAATGTAACCGGCGGATATTCTTCGGTAACCATCTGGATTATTTCTGGCGGCGTCTCGGCAGGCAGCCATTTTACGTATATTTTTCTGAAGGTGCCGTCGTTCTTCATCTCATCGAGTTTCTTCTGCCACATGGCTACAAGCTTGGGGGAAGTCCCTTTGGAGAAGGCGATGTAGCCCATGTTCGTGGACAGGTTAAGGACCTTCTCCACATCACTCATGGTTGCCCCGTTATTTTTCAGCAGTGAGGGCATTGTGATATTGCCGCTCGGGAAAAGTTCCGCCTCGCCGCTGAGGAGCTTCTTTATGGCTGCATCCTCTGTTATGACTGTTTCCAGGTTCGTAAACCCCGCTTTCTTAAGTTGCTCCTCCGAGGCATAGTCCTTCACCACGACGATCTTCGAGGCCTTTTTTGCGTCTTCAAGCCTGACTATTCCTGTATTCGTACCTTTTTTCGCATAGAAATTCGTGTCCTGAATGACAATAGGCCCTACCCACTGGAACATCTCTTTTCGTTCGGGTGTCATGGCCATCGAGAAAAGTGCCGCGCCCGGCTTATTCATGACTGCCTTATACCCCTCTTCCCAGGCGGCCACCTTGATGTCCGCTTTCGTCCCGGTTCTCTTGATGAGCTCTTGGACCACCTCGGCCGATAATCCGGTGAGCCTGCCGTTATCGAGGTAATTGAGGGGCTCAAATGAATCGGTATAAATCCTGAGTTTTTCATGTTTGACTGGACCGGCCTGAACCGTCGTTACCGTGCCTGCGAGAAATATAAAACTCATTATCAGGGAAAAATAAGCTATTTTTTTCATAAATCTTTCCTCCGGAATTATTGTGCTCTCATACAATTTAAACAGCATTTGTCTAGACGCCTTATTTTCTGGTCTCATCCGTTAATGTAGTTTTTCCACACAGGACGGGAACGAATCATTTCTTTTCCAACATATTATCGACTGAAGTATTGTAAATGATTAGTTTTATTTTTCTTCTCACAAGATTGCCGTTTATCCACAGCCATTATCCCTGATAAAAATAGAGCAAGAGTATATTCGGAACCCAGTGATCTGCCGCCCATAACAAAAACTGAAAACCAATAATGAAAATATCAGGAATAAAGACCTGTTACAGCAAATCGCTAGGGCTCCAGGTTTATCACCATGTCGACATAATCGGTCCAGGCATTGGCGCCGAAGAGCACTATCTCACGGTAGAATGACGGCGGATAAAGGTCGTCGGTTACCCACATGTCATGGAAGATGCTCAATCCCGAGGCCTCGGGATACTTGTACTGCCTTTGATATATCACGGCATTGCTCAAGGCGGTCATGACCTGACCGGCCCTGGATTTGACTGCTGCACCAACCCCTTCGCTGATAATGATATGATAGAGATAATCTCCCAGATCGACACAATAGAAATTGTCGATGTCATTCTGCTGCATGCTGAAGCTGTCGCTGGCCGCCCTGTCGTAGTATGCCGCTTTCAAATAGTCATAATCGATGTCGGCAAGAGCCTCCAGGGCATATTCGTTAACCGCATCATAGAGGACATCCATCTTTGAGAGGTCGACCAGGGAGAGCGTGAATGCCCGCGGATTAAGCCTGCGCTCAGCCATCAGCTTATATGCGCTGTCTCACATGCTTCGTGCAAGGGATACAGGTGCAATATCCGGGTCGCCGATGACAGCGTCGATTCCCTGATAGGAAAAAAGATCGGCAGGAAAATTCTCTTCAGAGCTCAACAGGTAATCTGCACTGCCGCGCACCTCATAGGCCAGTTCGATCCCGCCCATCAGGCAGGCAAAGGGATAGAATATGTCGACTGGACGGCCGATGAGATCTTTCAGATAGGCCATGGTCTGCCCTAATTCCTTATGAGTAAGCCTGTCATTGCCGTTTCCCTCATCGAACCCTATGCCTAGAACGCGCGGCGTGTCGGGCGGCAGATCCGTAAATCCGCTGCCATGGTCGAATATAGAGTACATGTAGTGTTCCGACGGGTAGAGCGTGGCGGCCCAGCTTAAAAAGGCTTCCGTGTCGCTTAAGGAACCCGAGTTGATTTCGCCTGTCTGCACCACGAGGTCTTTATTGAAGTCTCCCCCGCTAAGGTAATAATATCCATCCACATATTTAGCATTTTCGCCATAGGCATCCATCATCAGGACAATCTGTATATTGTTGTTCAGGTCCCGGGCCTTAATATCTTCCAGTGTCTGGAGATAGTATTTAAGGATAATCCCCATATCGTAGCTTATATTGTTGTCCACGGCGAAATGCGTGATAAGCGTCCACTTGTACGGGGTATCCTCGACCTTGATGGAAAGCTCCTGTTCCGCCTTGTACAGGCCCTTCGGCAGAACGGCATCAACAGCCTTCACACTGAAGGTATAAACACCTACGGAACCGCTTTCAATGGTGCCTGAAACAGTACCATTCTGCGCCAGACTCAAGCCCGGCGGCAGCACCCCGGACTCAAGGGTGAAAAGGTAATTGCCGGTGCCGCCTTTAACAGCAATCGCGGCCTTGTAATAGCCTCCCGCCTTGCCGTCATGCAAAGGGCCGCTTACTTTAAGACAACCGGTGAGAATTCCCGCCGAAAGGATGACCCCCAGGACTGTAAGCCGCCATGAATACCCGGACCTGATTTCTCTTATCATGACTTGATACCCCCTCATAATTCTTCAGAATCATCCCGGTTGCAATATACTGAATATATCATACTGCCGGGTTTCCGGACAATAACGGCATCGTTTTTTATCAGCCAGATATCCCACGTAGATCCCGGCTGTCTGAAATGCCCGTAAATTATTTCAGGAAACTTCCGATATGTCCTTCATGAAGAAGACTTCCTTAGCGGGATTGGCCGCTGTCTTAATCATCATTCTTTCCCTTGCGTCCGCCTGTTCGGAAAGCAGCAACAGCAGAGCACCCGTTGCGTATACGCCGCCTGTTGACCAGGATTTCAGCTCCTACGGCTGGGCCGAAGCGTTCAGCAAGGCCCATGACAGACTTTCCCGGGAATATGCATTCACCGACTGGAAGAAAATAGATTTCGACGCCCTTTATTATGAGTTCTATCCGAGGATAGCCGAGGCCGAGGCATCCCATGATGCGAAGTCCTATTATCTTGCAATCAGGGAATACCTCTCAAACATTCATGACGGCCATATCTCGTTTCCGGCGATCGACGAGATCATAATGAAAGAAGAAGTGGGATATAGCTACGGACTTGCCATAGTGGGACTTGACGACGGGCGGTACATCGCCGCAAAGCTTCTGCCGGAAGGGCCTGCCGAGACCGCCGGGATCCTTCAGGGTGCGGAAATAATAAGCTGGAATGGCATCCCGGTCGAGGCAGCGGTGGCTCAGGTAAAACCCATCTGGAAATCAGGCCCGCCTGCAACGAATGACTACTCGAAGATTATCAGGCTCAACTATCTGACCCGCGCACCTATGGGAAGCGAGGTAACTGTAGTCTATAAAAATCCCGGAAGCATATCATCTTCAAGCACGGTGCTGACGGCTGCGGATGATTCTTATCAAAGCCCGGACATCACAGAGTGGTTTGCCAGAAGGCCCACCATGGAACAGGCGAAACGTTTTCTCGATTATTACATGCTTCCTCAGGGTTACGGCTATATGGCCCTATATATAGAGCTGGACATGAGCGACCCATATTCATTACAGAACCGCGTTATCGACAAATTCAGGCAGGCCCTTGAGTACTTTATAAACAACAATGCCAAAGGCATCATTATAGATATCAGGGCGAACTTCGGCGGATCAGACCAGATGGCGGCGGACATCTGCGGATTCTTCAACAGGGACCGGCTCTTTTATGAAAGGACAGTACAGTATGATGCAAGTCTCGATGCATTTGTGGACGTAATGACGGACCCTGAAACGCAGTTGAGCTTTATTGGAAAAACCCCTGCTTTCATACGCCCGCAGAAGCCTTATTACGGCGGTCATGTAGTCGCCCTCGTCTCTCCCGGCAATATAAGTTCAGGCGAAGGGGTCGCCATGGGCATTAAAAATCTCGCAAAAGGATATGTCATTGGCTTTAACGGCACAAACGGCTCATTCGGCATAGTGGGCGTGCACCTCACGCTGCCCGGTCCTGATACTGATACACATTATACCTTCAGGTACGCATACGGCCGCTCTCTCGACTCAAAAAGCGTCGTGCAGATCGACAGCAATGCCGAAGGAATCGGCGGTATCATTCCGGACATGAGGGTCCCGGCCACATACGACAACATCATCGCACTTGCAAACGGCACCGATGTCGAACTCGAGTATGCAATCGACTACCTTAATAGCGTCATCAAGTAACGCCCATGAAGAATTTAATGCCGGACGATCATCTGGGCAAATCGATTTGAGGTTGCGAGATTGCGGGCAGACAGCTTCATTCATTGAAAAATGGTTATTGGAATTGGGGTTTGTTTTTGAGGTCCTTTGAGATATATTTTACCAATGTCGATCACATCATTCACAATAATACTTGTAGTGATCTATCTGATTTTTCTTAACTGGAATTACCGATGGCTTAAAAAACCGCTCACAAAGGCTGAAATCGACAGGCTCTCCGCCAAAGGCGGGTATGATGACATGAGCGCCGTTGGAAAGGCGAATTTCCGGCGGTTCATGGAGGCCGACGACGGAAAGCCCTTTTATATGGTCAACCTCATGAAATACCGGGAAAAGGCGCTCTATCATGAAGGGGAATTTCCCGATGTGAAGACCGGAGAAGATGCAGCGAAGCTTTACAACAGGGCCGTAATCAAAGAGCTTATCAAGCGCGGCTCCTACCCGGTATTCTATTCGCGGAAAATGGCAAACCTCATAAGCGACAGCGACGGTACGGATTTTTTCGAACATGTCGGCATCGTGCGCTACCGCAGCAGGAGGGACCTGCTCAACATGGTCGAAAGCCCGGTTTATGAGGAATGCATAAAACACAAGTGGGCGTCGCTTGAAAAGACGGTCGCCGTTCCCACACGCAGGGTCATGATGATAGACCCGGCTGTTACCGTCACGCTGGCAATGGTCATTATCTGGCTCGCAGTCATACTGGCAGCCTCTTGAAATTAAAAATTATATAAACAGATTTCATCCGCAGCCGATAGTAAGCTATTGGCATAAAATTCTACCTGAGCGCCTTCTGAATATTCTTGTCATTGAGCAGTTCGGTCATTTTTTTCTGGTACCACCCCGGTATGGTGTCCTGCGGCCAGCCTGACTCGACATTAACGATTTCTTTCATCTTCTTTGTGCCGAGTGATTTCCTGTTGTTGTCCATGACATTTAATTCAACGTCGATGATAAGCTCGCTCTTTTCAGCGCCGAAGCTCTTCGGATAGTAGTTGCTCCACCAGTCATTCATCACCATCAGGACCAGACGCTGGGCGCCTGTCGATTTCATTTCAGTAAGCATCGCCGAGGGGTCCTTTGCCACCACAGCTTTCTTCGATACTACTTTAAAACCCTTGCCGCTCAGAGATTCCGCAATATTAGAAGCCATCTCGTCAGACAACCGCAAATCGCTAGTTGTCCACAGGTCGAACGGGTTGCCGTAGCCGCCCCGCATTGTTCCCACGAACCTGGGGTCGTTCTCCCCGCTTATCACATAGGGCCGTTTATCCAGCACTCCGACAGCAACCGTCCGGGTACCGCTGTAATTGAGGTCCGCCCTGACGTTTGAATAATTGATGCGATAGCTGCTGCCGCAGTTTATGATTATCCCCAGCGCGAGAATCAGACAGACTAGTGGAATCAGTTTAATACGTTTATTCATGGGCTGCTCCTTCTCTTGCAATTTCCTTCTTGTTTTTCCGGCTTTCAAATATACTTTATCGGCTGAAACTGAAAAAAGAACAGGGGCAGTTGTTCCGCCGTCCTTTATCCTTAAGCCCGCCTACTCAACCGGGAAATTAAAATACGTATTCGGGTAAGGCTCGTTCGCAAGCGTGAAGTGCCACCACTCTTTATCATATGGTTTGAACCCGTACATTATCATGAGCGTTCTCAATAAAAGCCTGTTCGCTTTTTTATCGGCCTGCACCAGGCTGCTGTCCGGCCAGGAGACCGGCCCGAAAAAATCGAATGTGCCACCCATATCAAGCTCTTTGCCCGAACCGGACTGAATGATCGTCAGATCGACCGTGCTGCCTCTGGTATGGCCAGACCGGGAAGCGATATAACCGTCCCTGAAAAGATTTGTTTTATCGACATCAGGATAATACTCTTTTTTCATCTTCGTATCGCCTATATCAGCCGCCCACCTGATAAAATTATCCACAGCCGCCTGAGGCCTGTAGGCATCGAATATCTTGAGTTCCAGCCCGAATGGCAGGAGGTCATCCTGTACCTTTTTAAGCGCCAGTGCTGCTGGTTTTGAAATTATGCAGCGAGGCTTCAGATAGCCGTCCACCCGGCGGCCCGTAAAATTATTGTCGGAATAATAGCGCATTTCAAGCCTGATCCCAGGTATGACATCGTCAAGGTAGACAAAACCTTCAGGCAGTGGCTGGGCAGCGTTTATTACCGCCGGTATCAATAAAGCCAAAGTTATCAGGGCTGAAACGAAATGCTTCCCTCTGTTA
Above is a window of Desulfomonilia bacterium DNA encoding:
- a CDS encoding S41 family peptidase — translated: MKKTSLAGLAAVLIIILSLASACSESSNSRAPVAYTPPVDQDFSSYGWAEAFSKAHDRLSREYAFTDWKKIDFDALYYEFYPRIAEAEASHDAKSYYLAIREYLSNIHDGHISFPAIDEIIMKEEVGYSYGLAIVGLDDGRYIAAKLLPEGPAETAGILQGAEIISWNGIPVEAAVAQVKPIWKSGPPATNDYSKIIRLNYLTRAPMGSEVTVVYKNPGSISSSSTVLTAADDSYQSPDITEWFARRPTMEQAKRFLDYYMLPQGYGYMALYIELDMSDPYSLQNRVIDKFRQALEYFINNNAKGIIIDIRANFGGSDQMAADICGFFNRDRLFYERTVQYDASLDAFVDVMTDPETQLSFIGKTPAFIRPQKPYYGGHVVALVSPGNISSGEGVAMGIKNLAKGYVIGFNGTNGSFGIVGVHLTLPGPDTDTHYTFRYAYGRSLDSKSVVQIDSNAEGIGGIIPDMRVPATYDNIIALANGTDVELEYAIDYLNSVIK
- a CDS encoding M15 family metallopeptidase; the protein is MNNRGKHFVSALITLALLIPAVINAAQPLPEGFVYLDDVIPGIRLEMRYYSDNNFTGRRVDGYLKPRCIISKPAALALKKVQDDLLPFGLELKIFDAYRPQAAVDNFIRWAADIGDTKMKKEYYPDVDKTNLFRDGYIASRSGHTRGSTVDLTIIQSGSGKELDMGGTFDFFGPVSWPDSSLVQADKKANRLLLRTLMIMYGFKPYDKEWWHFTLANEPYPNTYFNFPVE